CTTGACCCGCTCCAGGTATTGCATGGCGAGGCGTTCGGCCTCGCGGCGCGGCTTCTTCTGGACCCACATCGGCGAGAGGCAGCAGTTCTCCAGTACCGTCAGGTGCGGGAAGAGGTTGAAGTGCTGGAACACCATGCCGACGCTGCGGCGGATCTGCTCGATGCGCTTGACGTCCTGGGTCAGCGGCACACCGCCAACCACGATCTCGCCGGCCTGGTGCTCCTCGAGATGGTTGATGCAGCGGATCAGCGTCGACTTGCCCGAGCCCGAGGGGCCGCAGATGACGATCCGCTCGCCACGCTTGACCTCGAGGTTGATGTCGCGCAGCACGTGGAAGTCACCGTACCACTTGTTGACGCCGCGCATCTCGACCATCAGGGTCTCGGTGCCGGTCTGGGTTGCCTGTTCAGTCATTGTTCTCGTTCCTTACCGCTTGTGGCCGGTATGCAGTTTTCTTTCCAAGTATTGGCTGTAGCGCGACATGCTGAAGCAGAAGATCCAGAACATGAACGCGGCGAACACGTAGCCCTCGAGCGAGAAGCCCAGCCAGCGGGAATCCGACAGCGCCGCCTGCACGATGCCCAGCAGGTCGAACAGCCCGATGATCATGACCAGGGTGGTGTCCTTGAACAGCGAGATGAAGGTGTTGACGATACCGGGGATCATCATCTTCAGCGCCTGGGGCAGCACGATCAGGCCCATGCGCATCCAGTAGCTCATGCCCAGCGCTGCCGCCGCCTCCTCCTGGCCGCGGGGGATCGCCTGCAGCCCGCCGCGGATGACCTCGGCCATGTAGGCGCTCTGGAATAGCGTGATGCCGATGAAAGCCCGGATCAGGCGGTCGACGCTGACGCCGGTGGGCATGAACAGCGGCAGCATCACCGAGGCCATGAACAGCACCGTGATCAGCGGCACGCCGCGCCAGAACTCGATGAACACCACGCAGAAGCTCTTGACGATGGGCATCTGCGAGCGGCGCCCCAGCGCCAGCAGGATACCGATCGGCAGCGCCCCGACCATGCCCACCACGGCCAGCACCAGGGTCAACATCAGCCCGCCCCAGCGGTGGGTCTCCACCACCCGCAGGCCGAAGAAGCCGCCGTAGAGCATGAAGTAGGCGAACAGGGGGAACACCACCAGGGTCGCCAGCGCCACCCAGCGCTTGAACGGCAGCCGCGGGATCGCCAGCCAGGCGATCAGCGCGGCGAAGGTGAGGAAGGTCACGTCGACCCGCCAGAGCTCGCCGCGCGGATAGAGGCCGTAGATGAACTGGGTGAAGCGGGCGCTGACGAATACCCAGCAGGCCCCCTCGCGGGAGCAGTCGTCGCGGGTGGTGCCGATCCAGTCGGCGTTGATGAAGGCCCACTGGATGGTGGGCGTCAGCAGCAGGTAGAGCAGGTAGAGTCCCAGCAGGGTGAAAAAACTGTTCACCGGCCCGCTGAACAGGTTGGCGCGCAGCCAGGCCAGCGGCCCCACCGTGTTCCGGGGGGCCGGGCGCGCCGCTATCATCTCGTGTCGTATCGTCATGGCGCTCTCCTAGCGTTCCACCAGCGCCACGCGGGCGTTGAACCAATTCATGAACATCGACACCAGCAGGCTGATGGTGAGGTAGACCGCCATGGTCATGGCGATGACCTCGATCGCCTGTCCCGTCTGGTTGAGGGTGGTGCCGGCGAATACCGAGACCAGGTCCGGATAGCCGATGGCCGTGGCCAGCGAGGAGTTCTTGATCAGGTTGAGGTACTGGCTGGTCAGCGGCGGGATGATCACGCGCAGCGCCTGGGGCACCACCACCAGCCGCAGTACCAGGTTCTGCGGCAGGCTGAGCGCCTGGGCCGCCTCGGTCTGGCCGTGGGGTATCGCCTGGATGCCGGAGCGTACGATCTCGGCGATGAACGAGGCCGTGTAGATGGAGAGCGCCAGCCACAGCGCCAGGAACTCGGGTATCACGGTGAAACCGCCGCGGAAATTGAAGCCGCGCAGCTCCGGCACGTCCCAGGTCACCGGCACGCCGGTCACCAACAGCACCAGCAGCGGTAGGCCGACGATCAGGCCCAGCGAGATCCAGCCCGCCGGCAGGCGCTTGCCGGTGGCCTCGTGGCGGCGCTTGTTCCAGATCATCAGGGCGATGCTGGCCACGATGGCCACGCCGAAGGCCAGCGGAATCAGGCCGAACCCCGACTCGAACAGCGGCTCGGGCAGAAACAGGCCGCGCACGTTGAGGAAGGCCACCTCGCCGAACGTCAAGCTGTCGCGCGGGCTGGGCATGGCGCGCAGCACGGCGAAGTACCAGAAGAAGATCTGCAGCAGCAGCGGGATGTTGCGGAAGATTTCGATATAGCCGCTGGCCAGCCGGGCGATCAGCCAGTTGGGCGACAGCCGGGCGATACCGACGATGAAACCGATGATGGTGGCCGCCAGGATCCCCAGCGCGGAAACCACCAGAGTATTGAGCAGGCCCACCACGAAGGTACGGCCGTAGGTACTCTGGGACGAATAGTCGATCAGGCTCTGGACGATGCCGAAGCCGGCGGTATTGGTCAGGAAGCCGAAGCCGGTGGTGATGCCGCGGGCCGCCAGGTTGGCCTGGGTATTGCCGATGATGTAGAGCAGGAAGACGACGACAGCGGCAACCAGCAGCAGTTGAAAGGCCAGCGCACGCTTGGCGCGATCACGCCAGAAGGGCGGTTTTGGGCCCAGCGAATGGGCCTTGGGTCGAACGGACATGAAGGAACTCTCCGCCTGGATCCGTCAAGCAGGTATCAGCCAGCCGGCCCGGAGAGTGTCCGGGGCCGGGGCAGTACGAGGATCGGGGCATCGCGACGATGCCCCGGGCGGTACGATCAGCGAATCGGCGGTGCGTACTGGATGCCGCCCTCGGTCCACAGCGCGTTGACGCCGCGCTCGATCTCGAGCGGTGAGCTCATGCCCACGTTGCGGTCATAGCTCTCGCCGTAGTTGCCGACCTGCTTGATGATGTTGTAGGCCCAGTCGGCCTCGAGACCCATCGCCTCGCCGTAGTTGCCGTCGCGGCCCAGCAGGCGGGCGACGTCGGGGTTATCGGACTCGAGCATCTCGTCGACGTTGTCGCTGGTGATGCCCATCTCCTCGGCGTTGAGCATGGCGAACAGCGACCACTTGACGATGTTGAACCACTTGTCGTCACCCTGGCGCACCACCGGGCCCAGCGGCTCCTTGGAGATGATCTCGGGCAGTATGACCGACTGGTCCGGGTCGGAGAGCTGAATGCGCAGCGCGGCCAGCTGCGAGGTATCGGAGGTCAGCACGTCGCAGCGGCCGGCCTCGTAGCCGCCCACGGTCTGCTCGGAGGTGTCGAAGACGATGGGGTCGAACTCCATGCCATTGGCACGGAAGTAGTCGGCTACGTTGAGCTCGGTGGTGGTGCCCGACTGCACGCAGATCGCCGCACCGTCGAGCTCCTTGGCGCTGGAGACGCCGAGGTCCTTGTTGATCATGAAGCCGATACCGTCGTAGAAGGTCACGCCGGTGAAGTTCAGGCCCAGGGTGGTGTCGCGGGTGGTGGTCCAGGTGGTGTTGCGCGAGAGCACGTCGACCTCGCCGGACTGCAGCGCGGTGAAGCGCTCCACGGCGTTGAGCGAGATGTAGCGAACCGCCTCGGAGTCGCCAAACACCGCCGCCGCCACGGCACGGCAGATGTCGAC
This portion of the Billgrantia sulfidoxydans genome encodes:
- a CDS encoding amino acid ABC transporter permease; the encoded protein is MSVRPKAHSLGPKPPFWRDRAKRALAFQLLLVAAVVVFLLYIIGNTQANLAARGITTGFGFLTNTAGFGIVQSLIDYSSQSTYGRTFVVGLLNTLVVSALGILAATIIGFIVGIARLSPNWLIARLASGYIEIFRNIPLLLQIFFWYFAVLRAMPSPRDSLTFGEVAFLNVRGLFLPEPLFESGFGLIPLAFGVAIVASIALMIWNKRRHEATGKRLPAGWISLGLIVGLPLLVLLVTGVPVTWDVPELRGFNFRGGFTVIPEFLALWLALSIYTASFIAEIVRSGIQAIPHGQTEAAQALSLPQNLVLRLVVVPQALRVIIPPLTSQYLNLIKNSSLATAIGYPDLVSVFAGTTLNQTGQAIEVIAMTMAVYLTISLLVSMFMNWFNARVALVER
- a CDS encoding amino acid ABC transporter substrate-binding protein, whose product is MRDNNNKWLLLTSAAALALGTAAIASADTLDDTRERGAVQCGVSDGLPGFSAPDDQGEWQGLDVDICRAVAAAVFGDSEAVRYISLNAVERFTALQSGEVDVLSRNTTWTTTRDTTLGLNFTGVTFYDGIGFMINKDLGVSSAKELDGAAICVQSGTTTELNVADYFRANGMEFDPIVFDTSEQTVGGYEAGRCDVLTSDTSQLAALRIQLSDPDQSVILPEIISKEPLGPVVRQGDDKWFNIVKWSLFAMLNAEEMGITSDNVDEMLESDNPDVARLLGRDGNYGEAMGLEADWAYNIIKQVGNYGESYDRNVGMSSPLEIERGVNALWTEGGIQYAPPIR
- a CDS encoding amino acid ABC transporter ATP-binding protein — translated: MVEMRGVNKWYGDFHVLRDINLEVKRGERIVICGPSGSGKSTLIRCINHLEEHQAGEIVVGGVPLTQDVKRIEQIRRSVGMVFQHFNLFPHLTVLENCCLSPMWVQKKPRREAERLAMQYLERVKIAEQARKYPGQLSGGQQQRVAIARSLCMHPDVMLFDEPTSALDPEMIKEVLDVMVELAREGMTMLCVTHEMGFAKTVADRVIFMDQGQIIEENAPEPFFNNPQSERTQLFLSQILGH
- a CDS encoding amino acid ABC transporter permease translates to MTIRHEMIAARPAPRNTVGPLAWLRANLFSGPVNSFFTLLGLYLLYLLLTPTIQWAFINADWIGTTRDDCSREGACWVFVSARFTQFIYGLYPRGELWRVDVTFLTFAALIAWLAIPRLPFKRWVALATLVVFPLFAYFMLYGGFFGLRVVETHRWGGLMLTLVLAVVGMVGALPIGILLALGRRSQMPIVKSFCVVFIEFWRGVPLITVLFMASVMLPLFMPTGVSVDRLIRAFIGITLFQSAYMAEVIRGGLQAIPRGQEEAAAALGMSYWMRMGLIVLPQALKMMIPGIVNTFISLFKDTTLVMIIGLFDLLGIVQAALSDSRWLGFSLEGYVFAAFMFWIFCFSMSRYSQYLERKLHTGHKR